The Meriones unguiculatus strain TT.TT164.6M chromosome 1, Bangor_MerUng_6.1, whole genome shotgun sequence genome has a segment encoding these proteins:
- the LOC110552638 gene encoding carcinoembryonic antigen-related cell adhesion molecule 3-like, whose translation MEASSVISCKGCAPWQGLLLTVSLLTCGHLATSAQLRIEAVPPSVAKGESVLLLVHNLPQKLRSLFWYKGVNVFKNLEVARHTIATNSSVQGPAGNSRETLYSNGSLLIRNATRKDAGFYTLRTLSTDLNAEVAHVQLYVDTCCLTCVHPPAPAQLRIEAVPPSVAEGGSVLLLVHHLPASLRALFWYKGVNVFKNLEVARHTIATNSSVQGPAGNSRETLYSNGSLLIRNATRKDAGFYTLRTLSTDLNAEVAHVQLQMDTSLSTCCNPLTSAPLTISPVPRNPGKGQNVLLRVHNLPKDLRMFSWYKSAYSTQNLKIADYSGAMNYVSRGPAHSRRMTVYTNASLLLQDVVEKDSGFYTLETLSRDFQTEKTHVQIHISPCIHPSATDQLTIEPMPPNVDEGKNALLLVHNIPENLRSFSWYKGVATVKRHEIARNVIKTNKSVLGPAHTGRETVYTNGSLLLHNTTREDAGFYTLRTLNTRRESQETHVYLHIYRPVTQPFIQATDTTVREQSYVVFTCFSADTGISTQWLFNSNNLKLTERTTLSATKFQLSIDPVRKEDAGEYQCVVSNPVSSKTSLPVSLAVTNE comes from the exons TCTCCCTTTTGACCTGCGGTCACCTTGCCACCTCTGCTCAGCTCCGTATTGAGGCAGTGCCACCCAGTGTCGCTAAAGGCGAAAGTGTCCTTCTGCTGGTTCACAACCTCCCACAGAAACTTCGAAGCCTCTTCTGGTACAAAGGGGTGAATGTGTTCAAGAATCTTGAGGTTGCCCGACACACAATAGCCACCAATTCAAGTGTGCAGGGACCCGCAGGCAACAGTAGAGAGACACTGTACAGCAATGGATCCCTGCTGATCCGCAACGCCACCCGGAAGGACGCTGGATTCTACACCCTACGGACCCTGAGCACAGATCTGAACGCTGAAGTGGCACATGTGCAACTCTATGTGGACA cATGCTGTTTGACCTGTGTTCACCCTCCTGCCCCTGCTCAGCTCCGCATTGAAGCTGTGCCACCCAGCGTGGCTGAAGGCGGAAGTGTTCTTTTACTCGTCCATCATCTTCCAGCGAGTCTTCGAGCCCTCTTCTGGTACAAAGGGGTGAATGTGTTCAAGAATCTTGAGGTTGCCCGACACACAATAGCCACCAATTCAAGTGTGCAGGGACCCGCAGGCAACAGTAGAGAGACACTGTACAGCAATGGATCCCTGCTGATCCGCAACGCCACCCGGAAGGACGCTGGATTCTACACCCTACGGACCCTGAGCACAGATCTGAACGCTGAAGTGGCACATGTGCAACTCCAGATGGACA cCTCCCTTTCTACCTGCTGTAACCCTCTCACCTCTGCCCCACTCACAATCAGTCCAGTGCCAAGGAATCCCGGTAAAGGACAAAATGTTCTTCTCCGTGTTCATAATCTGCCCAAAGATCTTCGAATGTTTTCTTGGTACAAATCGGCGTACAGCACCCAGAACCTTAAAATTGCAGACTATAGCGGAGCCATGAACTACGTCAGCAGGGGGCCCGCACACAGCCGAAGAATGACGGTGTACACCAATGCATCCCTGCTGCTCCAGGACGTCGTTGAGAAAGATTCAGGATTTTATACACTAGAAACTTTAAGCAGAGATTTCCAAACTGAAAAGACACACGTGCAGATTCATATAAGCC CTTGCATTCACCCTTCTGCCACTGACCAGCTCACTATCGAACCAATGCCACCCAATGTTGATGAAGGGAAAAATGCTCTCCTACTTGTTCATAACATCCCAGAGAACCTTCGATCCTTTTCCTGGTACAAAGGGGTAGCCACTGTCAAGAGACATGAGATTGCACGGAATGTCATAAAAACTAACAAGAGTGTTCTGGGACCTGCACACACCGGCAGAGAGACAGTGTACACTAATGGATCCCTGCTACTGCACAATACCACCCGGGAAGACGCTGGATTCTACACCCTACGAACCCTAAATACACGGCGTGAAAGTCAAGAAACACACGTGTACCTCCATATATACA GGCCTGTGACACAGCCCTTTATTCAAGCCACTGACACTACAGTCAGAGAACAGAGCTATGTGGTTTTCACCTGCTTCTCAGCCGACACTGGAATCTCCACCCAGTGGCTCTTCAATAGCAACAACCTGAAGCTCACAGAGAGGACGACCCTGTCTGCGACCAAGTTCCAGCTCAGCATAGATCCTGTCAGGAAGGAGGATGCTGGAGAGTATCAGTGTGTGGTCTCCAACCCGGTCAGTTCGAAGACCAGTCTCCCAGTCAGCCTGGCCGTGACGAATGAGTGA